The genomic DNA AATGGGCGATGGGCTTACTGTTGTATGGCTTCTGCATTTCCACAGGCTGGGGCCTGATGGGACTGACGATCCTGCGATGGATGTTGATCCTGGGGATCGTTTCAGCGACCTACATGACCGCTCGACGACGCGGCGCCAGTCCGATCGTCTTCGCGTTGGCGGCGCTCTTGATCCTGCCGATCGCTTGGGTCGGTTTCGGGACGCTGCGGGCTCAACTGGTCACGCTGCTGTTCACCGCTGTGCAACTACGCTTGGTCGATGAAGACCGCCGCGGACGACGCGGTTGGGTTTTGATGTTGCTGCCGTTGTGGTTCGTGTGGGTCAATATTCACGCTGGCTTTTTGGTCGGCGCGGGGCTGTTGGCAATCGACACGTTCGAACGCGTTGCTGCCGATCTCGTGAACCAATGGCGACAGGGACGGCTTGGAGAGCGACGCTGGCTGATGCGGCGCTTGGTCCATCGCTATTGGCACCGCGTTGGGCTGTTGATCGCTGCGGCGGCCACGTTGGGGCTGACGCCTTATGGCGCCCAGTACGCTCCGTACGTGTTGCATGCGGTTCGCTTGCCTCGCCCCGAGATCGCCGAATGGGGACCGCTGTGGACAACGTATCAGCCAGGGCTGACGCTGCTCAGCTATCTGATGACGATTGTGCTGACGACCGTCGCTGTGGTTCAACTTGGTTGGCGTCGCGCGATCGGAACACTCTCGTTAATCGTGACCGCTTATCTCGCCCTGCGTCACATTCGCCACGGTTCTATATACGGCGTGGTTTGGATGTGTTACGCGCCGCCGTTGTTGTCGCGTTGCAAAATGGGGCCGGCGATCCAGGCTTGGATCTGCCAACGCCAGCGTGCTGTCCAGCGGGGCGCTGTCGCAGCGATCGTCGGTAGTTTGGCGTACTTCTTCTACGTCGGCGGATGGTACACCGTGTTGCCGGTCCAGTCGGCGGAGATGGGGAATCAGCCTGTTGGAGTCGTCGAGTACTTAAAAGAGAATCACTTCCGCGGCCGATTGCAGTTGCCCTTTGGTGCCGGTGCTTACGTGATGTGGCACATGTACCCCGACGTCTTGATCAGCATCGATGGACGATACGAAGTCGGCTATCCGCCCGAACTGCTCGACGAGCACCGCGCGTTTTATCGCGGCGAACCGGGGTGGGAACAGATGCTGGATCGCTATCCCAGCGACGCGGTCGTGGTCCCGGTGGGATCGCCGATCGTCGACGCGATGCAGTCGCAGTTGCATTGGCGTTTGAGCTACCAAGACGACGCGTATCTGTTGATGACACCGCCCGATAGTCCGATCGTATGGACCGATCGCGATCGCCGTGGCGAGACGCTGCCGCAGAACTTTCTATAGCGGCGGCGCGGCGATGGGAGAGATTTTTCGGCGTGCAGCCCCTTTGGGGGTAGCTAGCTGGAAAGATGTGGAGAAAAAGATCTGCTAGCTCTAACCCTCGGCTGGGGCCGATCGGCGGAGCGTGAGGGCGTAGAGGATTGTCAACGTTCCCGCACCCATCATCGACCAAGGAAACCATTCCGAGGGGGTGAAGTTGCGCGTTGAGGGGCCCGTTGGAGCAGCCGCGAGGAACGAACCGCTAGGTTTTTCGCTGGCGGCATGCAGGGCTGCACTGTCGATCACCAGGCACTCTGCACCGACGACGGTGAGCATGATGCCCAGCGCTAAAAATAGCGAACGCCACACGGTTAAGGCTCCAGGGGGTGAGAGAATTGAGCGACTGCTTCTGATATCGGCTGATGGATAGGAGCCTCGTGAGTCTTGGGATGGCTGCCGGTAAGATCGCTAGCACTGATCTATTTGATGATCGCTCCAATCCCAGCTATCCTATAGCCGGAATAATTTCCCCATTTCGCGCCGTGTGTGGCTGAGACGGCCACCGTAGAATGGGGAACGCCAAAATTTGGGCAATTCCACGACGGCGCAAAGATTAGACCGATAACGTGTCAATTCCGTTTTGACCGGCCATCCTGTGCGATTCCCACCTTGAACTGGAGACTGTATATGAAAAAAAACAATTCACGTCGAACCTTCTTGAAAGCCACCACCGTCGCCAGTGCTGGTTATTGGGTTGCTGGTGGTATCGCACCCAAGGAGAGCTTGGCCGCAAATGAAGAGATCCGGTTTGCTTGTATCGGTGTCGGCGGCAAGGGCTCGAGCGATTCGGCTGACGCGGGCAAAGCGGGCAAAGTCGTTGCGATCTGCGATATCGACGACGAGCGATTGAACAAGGCGGGCGAACGTTTCACCGACGCATCGAAGTATTATGACTTCCGCAAGATGCTCGACGAAAAGGACAAGAGCATCGACGCGGTGACCGTCAGTACGCCAGACCACTGCCACGGTGTTGCAACTGCCGCGGCGCTTGCGTTGGGCAAGCACTGCTACACGCAAAAGCCACTGACTCGCACGATCTGGGAATCGCGTCGTCTGGGCGAACTGGCTGCGGAGAACAAGTGCCAGACTCAGATGGGCAACCAGGGAACCGCCAACAGCGGCGTTCGCGAAGCTGCGGCGATGATCAAAGCGGGTGCCGTCGGCGATGTGAAAGAGGTGCATGTTTGGACCAACCGTCCGGTATGGCCACAAGGCATCGGCCAACCCGCAGCCGAAGAAGTGCCAAGCTACATCCACTGGGATGAATGGATTGGCCCAGCTGAAAAGCGTCCGTACAGCAGCGCTTATCATCCATTTAAGTGGCGTGGTTTCTGGGACTTCGGTACCGGTGCGTTGGGCGACATGGCTTGCCACACGTTGAACATGCCATACATGGGTTGCGATTTGCAAAACCCAACCAGCGTGCAAGCGACGACCAGTGGTCACAACAAGATCACTTACCCGTCCTGGTCGCAGATCGTATTCGAGTTCCCCGCCAACGATTGGCGTGGCGCGACTCAGTTGTACTGGTACGACGGTGGCAAGTTGCCAGCTCAGTCGCTGTTCGCGGGATCGGAATCGTTCGCTAAGAAGGGCTTGTCCAGCAGCGGCTGCTTGGTCGTTGGATCCAAGGGCAGCCTGTATTCGCCAAACGATTACGGTGCCACCTTCGAAATGCTCGGCGGAGCAGAGACGAAGGAGGTCGATTACGACCGTTCGCCAGGTCACTTCCGCGAATTGGCGATGGCGATCAAGACGGGCAAAGAAGCGAAGAGCAACTTCCCGAA from Rosistilla oblonga includes the following:
- a CDS encoding Gfo/Idh/MocA family protein, with translation MKKNNSRRTFLKATTVASAGYWVAGGIAPKESLAANEEIRFACIGVGGKGSSDSADAGKAGKVVAICDIDDERLNKAGERFTDASKYYDFRKMLDEKDKSIDAVTVSTPDHCHGVATAAALALGKHCYTQKPLTRTIWESRRLGELAAENKCQTQMGNQGTANSGVREAAAMIKAGAVGDVKEVHVWTNRPVWPQGIGQPAAEEVPSYIHWDEWIGPAEKRPYSSAYHPFKWRGFWDFGTGALGDMACHTLNMPYMGCDLQNPTSVQATTSGHNKITYPSWSQIVFEFPANDWRGATQLYWYDGGKLPAQSLFAGSESFAKKGLSSSGCLVVGSKGSLYSPNDYGATFEMLGGAETKEVDYDRSPGHFRELAMAIKTGKEAKSNFPNYAGPLTETILLGNLAVFAADENEKQGEKISWNAKEMKVLGTDKYDWMVKPDLKNGYTM